The DNA region CGAGCCTCATATTCGTTTAAGGAATAAGGattattaatctatatatatgtataatacaTAATGTAAAGTAGAATTGGTACATTTAACATGCATTgaatatatcaatataaataattaattttattttttgtaaaaaaggttaaccaattttaattttattctctaaaaaattattcatacAGAAAactcttgaaatttttatacactAAATAActatgagtttttgttatggaTATTTACactctaaaatattttaaagagaTGTTGCATTTTTTGCTCTTGTTAATATTCCAGCAAATTAagcatatataattattgaattgaTAATGTAATAATGGAGACATTCATTTATGTATTATAGTTTATTTGATTTTGTCTTCATAGTTcattatgtattataatttaaaaaattaataattttttagtagcaaatttacatataaaaatatttaaatatcgACCGTAATCTTCTTTATAATTTCcggttaaaaattttaaatttataatacttacacatttaaaaatattattaaaatgtaaatattGATCGACAAAGGTTcattttatagaaatttattaagttcatttatctatttatttagatattatGATGTTTATCCAAAAATTAACTTGGataaattcatataataaCTGCTTTATTTATGCAAGTAAGTTTGACattcaattgaaaatattaatcatTTCGTAAAAGAATCTAGAAGAATTctgcaattttgttttctataTGTTAATTTTATGACCTCAAATTATGCATATAAtgtctagtttttttttttaacaaaatctACTGGAAATCTatcaattaaatattaaaactaCTGCAATATGGATATAACAAAAAGCAAATTCTTCAATTGTTTATTCAtcttttaaagttattttagtataaatttgaatagaatttttttttataagagtCCGTGCATCACATGGTAATAGGctagtatatatgtatataatcaTATGCACCAACGAAATTAATGCCAAAATATTAGTCTTTTCTTTAGATTGATTAGAATCAGTAATTATAATTAAGTTGGCGGGCTCTACTGTGACTGTGTGCTGTCTTACGGGCTGGGCCCTCCACATTGGGCTCATAAGGCTTGTGTAAGTCCACATCGGACCCGAGGTGTCCTGGTCGGACAAACCTTATCAACAATATCTACTAATTATATCATCATAATGGAGTTAATTGGATGAGAATCTCCATCATATTTAATCATTCTCCTCCATCATATGCATTGCTAAATGCTTAATTATCTGACTCGAAGCTCAAATCAAACCAAAGGTATTCATTTCGTGGTGATGAAGCACTTCATTTCGTGTTTTCATTATCAAGGGCGGCCGCTGTGGTGCTTGTGAAGTCATGTCCAAAGCAAAGACGTGAAAGAAGTGTTTGCACATTTGTCAATTGATATGTGCATATAGTTAGCTAGCTAGGGTTGGGACCAGGCAATGTATAGTGAAGCCTCCATGATCGCTACCCTCCaatctcttatatatatatcgtgtCGATAATTATCATCTATCGTGTCCCTTTCGGAAGCTTTAATTAGAAAGGATAAATCATGTCTTAGGGGATTGCTTAATTAGTTTTAGGACAAGGGAGGGGCCACCAAGTTGATGAACACACTATCCCAACCCATGTGATGATCTTTTGGCACATAAGACATGTTTGTCAAATTAATTGCCTGATCTGACCAGAAACTTGCTCCTAGCCCCACCTTTGTCCCTCAAGTCCCCTTCACCAAGGTTCAAATCCATCCCTTCATTAACACTGTTAACTAATCATGCTTATGATTTCATTAATTACGACCCGCCCGCTTAATGCCATTGTTAATAATAGTGGCATTCCCCGTACTGAATTCGAGCTACGAATATTAGCATACATTGCATCTTAGTTGCGTTAGCACTATCTCATGAGTATGAACTGGTTATCATATATACTGCATCAGCTATATATGGAAATGCTTTGGACAGCTGCATTTCACCTCAAGTCATAACATTATTTATTGGAAAGCACACCCCTTCTTtgggaaatctttttttttttgctaacccggggtgtccgggtttcgcccgactaatccccGGGGCTCCGTGAACCCCCCGCGACGCACGGAGcgggtaatcacgccaaaggcGCTCCGGTGGCCCCAAGGAGATTCGAATCCGGGTCTCGGAGCAAACTTGAGTGCTCATTAAccactaggccaaatccctTGGGGTTCCTTCTTTGGGAAATCTTACGCATATGTTAGATGCTCTAGCATTTATtagacacatatatatatatatatatatatacatatttgctttatttattaataattttacaaaCATGATAATGCGATCAGAAAGAATTAATAACATTGCTATAACTACATGTAATTATTGCACTGCAATTCATTCATGATATTATCGGTACATTTAATACAATCTAATTGGTGTTTTTTCTCGTCTCGCAATAATATAGGATGACCGAAAAACTTTTGATTAAGTAGGCCACGTCAAATTTAACCACTTGAGGCCAAAAATACAAGGCCCCAAAAATCTTGGGGCAGTGCTAGAAGATGTTCCCTGGTCCCTGTGTCTCACTACATCTCAGAGCCCCCATAGCcatggaaaaacaaattaaaattaaaatttggcttctttttttttttaaccaaaacttttattttacttggctattgatgaaaaaaagatagaaattcTTTTAGTTAAAACGCACTACAATTCTAGCTAGTGAAATCCTATGCTCATTCAGATATCCTAGCTTAAATTATGACAGGTACTATTTTTGTTCTTCTCCAAGCACAAGGTCATAATTCCAAAAACAAAACCGGTTAAATAAGAATTACGTCGCAATAAGCTTCCTCTGATGAGTATAATCATTCGGAATCAGTTGATTGCAAAGAATAGTGCTTCAAAACAGTATTCATCTTATCGGACACCGATTTTCCTAGAAAGGAATTAATAACTTGTATTCGCCTTCGGACAAGAGGGTGCAATACTCTCAATATGGGGACATGGGTGCAGCAATGAGATCCTTCCTTAGGAGATGGAGAGTGTACGGACTCAACTCCGGTCTTACATTGGCAGCCTTGAGGTTGTACCCATCACAATGATCAGGAAAACCCTAAAAAAACTGGCACTTTCATGCAAGAACAGTAGGGAACATTGATGCTGACTCCACGTAGACTCCTGTTTTATTTACCCCTCTCTCGTCCTAcgtagaaattaattaaagttgtCGAAAATCTAACTACGAGGATATAGTTCAATGAAAAATTGTGTATCAGTGGACAAACTTTACGTGTAGTGTAGTATTGGGATTAAAAAACTCATTGAAAGCACTTCATAACAGTATCAAGCTGATGTCTAAACGGAATCAGTTTTACTAAATAGTCAGAGAATATCCGTACAAAAGaacaatttattaatatatatatataactgttCACATCATCCCAGTTTACAGCAGCAACACTTGACTATATAAAGGACtcaactgaagaagaagaagaagaaccagAACACAACATATATTTTCCTTGGAGACTTGCCTCGTCTCAAGGGAGCAAAACATCATGGCAAAAGTTCAATACAAGGGTCTTCTTGTTCTGGCCTTTATCTttctctccttctcctccaCTTCTTCTGGTTagtatattattattcttcCTCGTTGTTCGGACTGATTCATCTGTATGGTGAGTTCTTTGGTTGATCTTGGGCGGTTTTTGTTTCTTTCAGCTGCACGACGTTTGCGAGCGGGAGTGAAGGGAGATGAGAATTCTCTTGCTGGTGACGGGTTTGACGGGGTTGTCTTGCCAAAGGGATCACCAGATCATCAGGTGACTAAGGAGGTCGAAGAGTTGTTGTCCATGGACTATACTCCGGCCGGAAAGAAACCTCCGATTCACAActgaatatatatagcagGAGACGAATGAAGTCTCTTCGTGGAATTAATCGGCACCGGTTCGGTTCTatatgtttcttcttcctgtaTACTTGTAAATGAgtacctttttctttttcctcggATGTCTCCCTTCCTTCTGGTCACAAAGGAGGCTGGTTCTTGGCTCCGAGTCGAGGATGGCAAGTGTCGCTGCACCGAACTCATTTCTCTTAAACGAAAATACCTTTGCACATACAGTATCGTTCAGTAGATTATGGAGGAGATAGTTGACACATTTCGTTAGGAGATGGTCGATCAGAGAGAAACTGAAAGTTGTAGAACAACATAATTTATACGGGAAATATAGTGTGAAAGTCTCATCAGTCGTGCAATtgtgttcttttttttcccctctagTCCCTTCTGTTTCTATTTTGCATGAGAATATAATTAAGGAGAAGCTGTGCCACCGACGAAATAGAAATTTCAAGCAAAACATAAACAAAGCCCTCAATTAGATCAGTTATTCCATGGGGGAATCTAATATTTGGATTccagattttaatttcaaatagaCGAACTGGTGGTTTTCGCATAAAGGGTACATTACGATATCGTAATATCGCTAATTTCCTATTCCGGAGTACTACGAGGCTTTGTAGAATGTCCATTGGCTTGCTCGGATGTTAAGTCATATTGACTAGCAAAGAAGCTATTTTAAGAGGCATATACATATCTGAAGCGAAACGATAGGGTAACTCGAAGAAGAACAGACTAATTTTGCTTGCTTCAATCAACAAAGAATGTTATCAATTTTGGATGGGGCACTCATTTTGTACCCGTATGTAAAACTCGAACCTAAGCTAATGCTGTTCTCTGGGTATACAAGAACCACATCGACAATGGAATCCGACATATCGGCTGTGATCCTGCCTAACCTTAACTTGGTGCAGTTTAGCGCGCAGCTTCCCACAAATGATGAGtccaaaaaaaaggaattctGATACAATGCAGATGAGTTATCTCTAGGCATCAAAGCTGATCTCTTCTGCTGGGACTCTCTCGTAGAAGAGCATGCAAGCGTTAGATGCAAGAACCTCCTCTTCTGAAGCAGGGACTACCTCTGTGTCTGATATAGAGAACCAACGGACAGGAACTTCATCCGAATCTTGGCAATGGCCATCTCCAGGTGTATTGCTCCTCACACTCCTGTAGATGGTGTAATGGCCATCGTCCATCCCTCCAAAGTGCTCCACTACAGAAACTAGACGGTAAAGACGACTATCCCCGAAAACCTTTTTGGCAGTTTGAATCTTCTGGAAAAGAGAACGGAAGGCGATATTAGAAAGCAATATAACCAAGTGAGATCAAAGGTCCCAAAGTTTCCAAAGACTAGACAAAAGTCTCAAATCCATGCAGGACCTAACCTATTAGAACTAACAGGGACATCTGAGGACATCTGACATGAGTTGGCTCACATAGCTAGCTCCATATGAAACCTTCAGATGTCCAATCCTCATTCCagggaaagaaaaatggaactAAATATCCTCGTGACAAGGTCCCCCTTTATCTACCGATTCCATAGGCTAACATTTCAATATCTCCACAACTGCCATGACATATTATCCCATCATCATTAAGTAAAGTATTAACCTTATCGGTAGATTCTGAGCAACTATCAGTCTTTGTAACAGTTGAGCAGCCTTCAGCTTGCCCTAGATCTGGCAATTCGTCTTGCACGGAACAGTGAGATTCTTCTTGCCTTGAACTCTTGGAGATGCCACTCGGCATTCTTCTGTCAGTCTGAGGGTTGAAAGGAGTTGAGCGAAGGTTAAGAAGTCGTTGCTTGCTCTGCTGCAGTAACCAGGGCCCCATATTTAAATTTCCTTGCATGTTAACTCCGAAGCCACTTAGTACAAAAGGGGAGATATCCAACACCAATGGGAACGAAACATGTCCCTGAAAGAATCAAAACATAGCACCATTAAGCATCCTCATAAATTTCATACGACAAGTGAGCGTCTCACTGCAAGATCAAATTAGATGCATCGACAAAGTAAGTTAAAGAACCTGAAGTTTAAATGCATCTCCACGTTCATACGCTGTAGCCCGTGCCAATTGAATGCACAAAATCTGCAAGTAAATACAAAATCAGATTAATGCAAACTGCGGAATATAGGGAATTATTTCCCAAATGATTAAGAAACAGGTCCATCTCGATACCGCTGGTGGGCGAGCAATTCTTGTTCTCCTGATAATTCGGCACCAATCGTCTGTCCATGGGAAACTTCCTAGACCAGACAGACTTCTGCACTCACAGGAATCTCCCCAGGTACAGGCTTCAACTTTCTCAATCTCTCCCTCATTTTTTTCAGTTAATGATGATAAGTATGCTGCAGCAGCAGTATGCCAACAGCGCTTGCAACAAGTGCTTTCTCGATGGGCGACACAAAACTGCCTTAAGCAATCGAACAAGGTACAGCCTCTCATCTACAATAAGAACCGGAGAAAATGAGAAATCTGAGTCTCAGACTTCTTAAACATGCATTAGTCCTATGTAAATTGAGGCCTTGGTAATGGTAAACATACAATTGCTGAACCATGTGTGGGCACTGGAACAACAATTATAGTGTAGAAGAACTCAAACACCAATTCGAGCTGCCAAAGAAAAAAACCAAAGAGATAAATATTACAGTCAAGAATGACGATAAGGGAAGCTCAAGTTTTCGCATGAACAATGACAgcaaaagaaagggaaaaaagaaaaaagaaagaaactctGGGCAGGATCAACAAGCACAGaattaaactttttaaaattgtcaAAATATAGCAACGGATATTGCTCAATGCACAGATATTTCAAACAGATAACGAGTGGAAGCCATAGAAACCTGGGATAGACAATTTTGACAAGTTAAAATGCTACCGGTGATCCCATCAAAAGGCCCAAGGATGTGCTTCTGCCATCTTTCTTGCTCACTTTGGTCATTTCCTACTAGTGGGCTAAGAATTCTACCACTAGAAGCAGTGGGAATAGCTAGAGGACTTTGGTACGGTATATAACATCCCAACAATTCTTCTCTTAGGGAGGAGATGAGAAGACCCAGTGCCTCGTTTGCATCCTAAAATTCACCGAAGCCAGGAAATAAATTATACTCTTGTAAAGTACATTTTGAAAGGCTGTGATTTTAAAGAGGAAAATGATCAACAAACATGAAGGCACCTGTTGTTCCGTCAACCTGAAACTGGGAACATGATGGGAGATCTCCTTCATCACCTGGGATGGATCCAatactattttcttttcactcaATACCCGCAGACCTGCCAAAAGGTAGACATGTCAACCAGCAATATGACATAGCCCAGGAAACAAGAAATGTAACAGAAGCAAATGAAAAGATTTCAAAATTGTTCCACGTTACCTTCTAGCAAAGTCTCCAGAGCTTCTATCAATGGTAAGTTTCCAGACCTATCTTGAGTTGACAATTTCTGATATTCTTCCGTAATCTCTTCAAGAAAAGGTTGGAAATACGAACAAGCAGCCAGAGCCTGCAAATTTCCAGCATCTTATCCAACAAGCATGCATTACATCAAAACCCAAAAGTGGACACTCATGACCCGGGCCACAACTTtcatgttttttattttcttgatcaTCTTATCATAGCCAAATTATTAAATAGATGACACACGACACTGATGCACTTCCCTATTCCTGCCAAGAATAATACTTGAACATAATCCCATCATGGATGAGTTCCCTATCTTTCCTTACATCAAAACCAGTGATGAAGACTCAACTCAACTGAAATTCCTGCCTGAAAGCATCAACAACGGCGACAATTTTCGTCaaaaaagagataaaaattgaaaaaagaggCCATACCTGCAGTATTACATTGAGGA from Punica granatum isolate Tunisia-2019 chromosome 3, ASM765513v2, whole genome shotgun sequence includes:
- the LOC116200998 gene encoding ubiquitin carboxyl-terminal hydrolase 27, yielding MSLKSGHYLKSHMAWASAPVVQTSVAGLVGVAGLIFAIKRDGILGTLGCLSWFPGRRTISEEDYTVPGLHNRSNNCFLNVILQALAACSYFQPFLEEITEEYQKLSTQDRSGNLPLIEALETLLEGLRVLSEKKIVLDPSQVMKEISHHVPSFRLTEQQDANEALGLLISSLREELLGCYIPYQSPLAIPTASSGRILSPLVGNDQSEQERWQKHILGPFDGITGSILTCQNCLSQLELVFEFFYTIIVVPVPTHGSAIMRGCTLFDCLRQFCVAHRESTCCKRCWHTAAAAYLSSLTEKNEGEIEKVEACTWGDSCECRSLSGLGSFPWTDDWCRIIRRTRIARPPAILCIQLARATAYERGDAFKLQGHVSFPLVLDISPFVLSGFGVNMQGNLNMGPWLLQQSKQRLLNLRSTPFNPQTDRRMPSGISKSSRQEESHCSVQDELPDLGQAEGCSTVTKTDSCSESTDKKIQTAKKVFGDSRLYRLVSVVEHFGGMDDGHYTIYRSVRSNTPGDGHCQDSDEVPVRWFSISDTEVVPASEEEVLASNACMLFYERVPAEEISFDA